One genomic window of Ornithorhynchus anatinus isolate Pmale09 chromosome 12, mOrnAna1.pri.v4, whole genome shotgun sequence includes the following:
- the SRD5A3 gene encoding polyprenol reductase isoform X1: MRVCAGPACLVWLGLAGAFLLALGLAGSGLPSPAAFHHLLRYGKTYSGPPRSPRTHVPKRWFSHFYIVSVLWNGFLLLCLARALFLARPLPAWLHHLLGALGEGRGQGDELHLSGFLVLACLWLHSCRRLFECLRVSVFSQGLMHVVHYAFGLVYYVIVGLTVLCQVPPADVNGKGLLMQARWYHVLGLMMYVWSSVHQHRCHVILADLRKNPSGKVIHLSYRIPCGDWFEWVSCPHYLAELLIYGSWAVTLGFCNLTWWLLVLYVLFNQALAAMLTHDFYLSRFHSYPKERRAFLPFIF; encoded by the exons ATGCGGGTGTGTGCGGGACCGGCGTGCCTGGTGTGGCTGGGGCTGGCGGGGGCCTTCCTTCTGGCCCTGGGGTTGGCCGGGAGCGGCCTGCCGTCCCCCGCCGccttccaccacctcctccgCTACGGCAAAACCTACAGCGGCCCCCCCAGGAGCCCTCGCACTCACGTCCCCAAGAG ATGGTTTTCCCACTTCTACATCGTGTCGGTGCTGTGGAATGGCTTCCTGCTCCTGTGCCTTGCCCGGGCCCTGTTCCTGGCACGCCCACTCCcggcctggctccaccatctgctcGGGGCcctcggggagggccggggccaaG GGGATGAGCTGCACCTGTCGGGGTTCCTGGTCCTGGCGTGTCTGTGGCTGCACAGCTGCCGGCGTCTGTTCGAGTGTCTCCGCGTCAGCGTGTTCTCCCAGGGCCTGATGCACGTGGTGCATTACGCCTTCGGCCTCGTCTACTACGTGATCGTGGGCCTGACGGTGCTCTGCCAGGTGCCCCCCGCAGACGTCAACG GGAAGGGGCTGCTGATGCAAGCCCGCTGGTACCACGTGCTCGGCCTGATGATGTACGTCTGGTCATCCGTCCACCAGCACCGGTGCCACGTCATCCTCGCCGACCTCAGGAAGAACCCTTCCG GCAAGGTGATCCACCTGAGCTACCGCATCCCGTGCGGAGACTGGTTCGAGTGGGTGTCCTGCCCCCACTACCTGGCGGAGCTGCTCATCTACGGCTCCTGGGCCGTCACCCTGGGCTTCTGCAACCTCACCTGGTGGCTGCTGGTTCTCTACGTGCTGTTCAACCAGGCCCTGGCCGCCATGCTGACCCACGACTTCTACCTCAGCAGGTTCCACTCCTACCCGAAGGAGCGCCGGGCCTTCCTCCCCTTCATCTTCTGA
- the SRD5A3 gene encoding polyprenol reductase isoform X2, producing the protein MRVCAGPACLVWLGLAGAFLLALGLAGSGLPSPAAFHHLLRYGKTYSGPPRSPRTHVPKRWFSHFYIVSVLWNGFLLLCLARALFLARPLPAWLHHLLGALGEGRGQGDELHLSGFLVLACLWLHSCRRLFECLRVSVFSQGLMHVVHYAFGLVYYVIVGLTVLCQVPPADVNGKGLLMQARWYHVLGLMMYVWSSVHQHRCHVILADLRKNPSGSTPTRRSAGPSSPSSSESPPPGRPGGAAAGEGEKPGTPAASQRRAGQSVA; encoded by the exons ATGCGGGTGTGTGCGGGACCGGCGTGCCTGGTGTGGCTGGGGCTGGCGGGGGCCTTCCTTCTGGCCCTGGGGTTGGCCGGGAGCGGCCTGCCGTCCCCCGCCGccttccaccacctcctccgCTACGGCAAAACCTACAGCGGCCCCCCCAGGAGCCCTCGCACTCACGTCCCCAAGAG ATGGTTTTCCCACTTCTACATCGTGTCGGTGCTGTGGAATGGCTTCCTGCTCCTGTGCCTTGCCCGGGCCCTGTTCCTGGCACGCCCACTCCcggcctggctccaccatctgctcGGGGCcctcggggagggccggggccaaG GGGATGAGCTGCACCTGTCGGGGTTCCTGGTCCTGGCGTGTCTGTGGCTGCACAGCTGCCGGCGTCTGTTCGAGTGTCTCCGCGTCAGCGTGTTCTCCCAGGGCCTGATGCACGTGGTGCATTACGCCTTCGGCCTCGTCTACTACGTGATCGTGGGCCTGACGGTGCTCTGCCAGGTGCCCCCCGCAGACGTCAACG GGAAGGGGCTGCTGATGCAAGCCCGCTGGTACCACGTGCTCGGCCTGATGATGTACGTCTGGTCATCCGTCCACCAGCACCGGTGCCACGTCATCCTCGCCGACCTCAGGAAGAACCCTTCCG GTTCCACTCCTACCCGAAGGAGCGCCGGGCCTTCCTCCCCTTCATCTTCTGAGTCACCCCCGCCGGGACGGCCCGGTGGAGCGGCTGCCGGCGAAGGAGAGAAGCCGGGAACCCCCGCCGCCTCCCAGAGACGGGCCGGTCAGTCGGTCGCATGA